A stretch of Streptomyces vietnamensis DNA encodes these proteins:
- the phnA gene encoding phosphonoacetate hydrolase — translation MTEPLTVNGRRYPRPRRPVVVVCIDGSEDAYHERAIADGRMPFLERMLAAGADLRAECTMPSFTNPNNLSIATGVPPSVHGICGNYFYDPQAGAEVMMNDPELLRAPTLFAAFSQEGAKVAVITAKDKLRRLLGSGLVDGICFSAEKADQATEEENGISKVLARTGMRLPSVYSAELSELVLAAGADILEHDRPEVMYLSLTDYIQHKHAPGSPVANDFYAMLDRYFERIDALGAVLVVTADHGMNAKADADGTARVVHLQDVLDEALAPGAARVVLPITDPYTVHHGALGSYATVHLPPDADREAVGARLAALGGVETVLTREAAADRFELPADRIGDLVVIAERNTVLGTTPARHDISGFTEPLRSHGGLTEQKVPFLVNAPVTGLPEGHRLRNFDAYWVAAAIAAGEPLTA, via the coding sequence ATGACCGAACCGCTGACAGTGAACGGGCGCCGCTACCCTCGGCCCCGCCGTCCCGTCGTCGTGGTGTGCATCGACGGCAGTGAGGACGCCTACCACGAGCGAGCGATCGCGGACGGCCGCATGCCCTTCCTGGAGCGCATGCTCGCCGCCGGCGCCGACCTGCGCGCCGAGTGCACGATGCCGTCCTTCACCAACCCCAACAACCTGTCCATCGCCACCGGTGTGCCGCCGTCCGTGCACGGCATCTGCGGCAACTACTTCTACGACCCGCAGGCCGGCGCCGAGGTCATGATGAACGACCCCGAACTGCTGCGCGCGCCGACACTGTTCGCCGCGTTCTCCCAGGAGGGCGCCAAGGTCGCGGTCATCACCGCCAAGGACAAGCTGCGCCGGCTCCTGGGCAGCGGTCTGGTGGACGGCATCTGCTTCTCGGCCGAGAAGGCCGATCAGGCCACCGAGGAGGAGAACGGCATCAGCAAGGTCCTCGCGCGGACCGGGATGCGGCTGCCGTCCGTCTACAGCGCCGAGCTCAGCGAACTCGTCCTCGCCGCCGGCGCCGACATCCTCGAACACGACCGGCCGGAGGTGATGTACCTGTCGCTGACCGACTACATCCAGCACAAGCACGCCCCCGGCTCCCCCGTGGCCAACGACTTCTACGCCATGCTCGACCGCTACTTCGAGCGCATCGACGCCCTCGGCGCCGTCCTCGTCGTCACCGCCGACCACGGCATGAACGCCAAGGCCGACGCCGACGGCACCGCCCGGGTCGTCCACCTCCAGGACGTCCTCGACGAGGCGCTCGCGCCCGGCGCCGCCCGCGTCGTACTGCCCATCACCGACCCGTACACCGTCCACCACGGAGCCCTCGGCTCCTACGCCACCGTGCATCTGCCCCCGGATGCCGACCGGGAGGCCGTCGGTGCCCGGCTCGCCGCTCTGGGCGGTGTGGAGACCGTCCTGACCCGTGAGGCGGCCGCGGACCGGTTCGAACTGCCCGCCGACCGGATCGGGGACCTCGTCGTCATCGCCGAACGCAACACCGTGCTCGGCACGACCCCCGCCCGCCACGACATCTCCGGCTTCACCGAGCCGCTGCGCTCGCACGGCGGACTGACCGAGCAGAAGGTGCCGTTCCTCGTCAACGCGCCCGTCACCGGCCTGCCCGAGGGGCACCGGCTGCGCAACTTCGACGCGTACTGGGTCGCGGCCGCCATCGCCGCCGGTGAGCCCCTCACCGCCTGA
- a CDS encoding LysR family transcriptional regulator: MELNLHRLWIFMQVVEHHGFSAAAHRLYMSQPSVSNQVRRLEQSLKVTLIDRSGTRIRPTAEGEVLAEYGKRVFLLAQEAVAAVQQVSGLASGRLLVGGSTTVGTYLLPPLLARFAQQHPGIDCDIFVGNNEAVLDRLVAGDIGIAVVAGAPTASRLVTETVLDERLVLIAAPAHPLTGRDQVGPDDLADARFLLREPGSQTRELQEQALAQWELTDASRSDVWGPEALKQCVSAGLGLALISEHAVVDDVRAGTLAILPINPLLRSRPVTLVYRRDRLLSPAERAFTTLLRSVGRWPRELPEPADGS; encoded by the coding sequence GTGGAACTCAACCTCCACCGTCTGTGGATCTTCATGCAGGTCGTGGAGCACCACGGCTTCTCCGCGGCGGCGCACCGCCTCTACATGAGCCAGCCCTCGGTCTCCAACCAGGTACGCCGTCTGGAACAGTCCCTGAAGGTCACTCTGATCGACCGTTCGGGCACCCGGATCCGGCCGACGGCCGAGGGCGAGGTACTGGCCGAGTACGGCAAACGGGTCTTCCTCCTGGCCCAGGAGGCGGTCGCCGCGGTCCAACAGGTGAGCGGCCTGGCCTCCGGACGCCTCCTGGTCGGCGGCTCGACCACGGTCGGCACCTACCTGCTCCCGCCGCTCCTCGCGCGTTTCGCCCAGCAGCATCCCGGCATCGACTGCGACATCTTCGTGGGCAACAACGAAGCGGTACTTGACCGGCTGGTCGCCGGCGACATCGGCATCGCGGTGGTGGCCGGCGCACCGACGGCATCACGGCTGGTAACCGAGACGGTACTGGACGAACGCCTGGTCCTGATCGCGGCCCCGGCCCACCCCCTGACCGGCCGGGACCAGGTCGGCCCGGACGACCTCGCCGACGCCCGCTTCCTCCTGCGCGAACCGGGCTCGCAGACCCGAGAACTGCAGGAACAAGCCCTGGCGCAATGGGAACTGACGGACGCCTCACGCAGCGACGTATGGGGACCCGAAGCCCTCAAGCAATGCGTATCGGCGGGCCTCGGTCTGGCGCTGATCTCGGAACATGCCGTAGTGGACGATGTCCGCGCGGGAACTCTGGCCATCCTCCCCATCAACCCCCTGCTCCGCTCCCGACCGGTCACCCTGGTCTACCGCCGCGACCGCCTGCTGTCCCCGGCCGAACGGGCCTTCACCACCCTGCTGCGCTCCGTCGGCCGCTGGCCACGAGAACTCCCGGAACCGGCAGACGGCTCCTGA
- a CDS encoding DUF6342 family protein, with the protein MADIDLGVASDWDEGDIHGRVKLRQNQVYPTSPKKDVLISSPVSIELSVNTNYSSSQEADKIYFTTHHGSTKKIIAVLDSDGNLHIAGRLIAEQKDLQY; encoded by the coding sequence ATGGCTGACATCGATCTCGGGGTTGCGTCGGACTGGGACGAGGGGGACATCCACGGCCGCGTCAAACTGCGGCAGAACCAGGTCTACCCGACCTCGCCGAAGAAGGACGTGCTCATCAGTTCCCCGGTGAGCATCGAGCTGTCCGTGAACACGAACTACTCCTCCTCCCAGGAGGCGGACAAGATCTACTTCACGACCCATCACGGCTCCACGAAGAAGATCATCGCGGTGCTCGACTCCGACGGCAACCTGCACATCGCCGGCCGCCTGATCGCCGAGCAGAAGGACCTCCAGTACTAG